The Merismopedia glauca CCAP 1448/3 genome includes a window with the following:
- a CDS encoding DNA phosphorothioation-associated protein 4 yields the protein MAESRIKVARDKTDLLKALAASDNITGVFPTYVDVLVFAAALGVKRHKRVPFEEVSKTIDPIRREYFDSHKCRLLVNLLSICDIKDQNILADDEQADNQRTKIFEEYANGGLEILEHELRGAVDYLERILLIISIDRFKQNQNREEFDLSKFLT from the coding sequence GTGGCTGAAAGTAGAATCAAGGTAGCTAGAGATAAAACAGATTTACTTAAAGCTTTGGCTGCATCTGATAACATAACTGGAGTTTTTCCTACCTATGTAGATGTTTTAGTATTTGCTGCTGCCTTGGGAGTAAAAAGGCACAAAAGAGTTCCATTTGAAGAAGTTTCAAAAACTATAGATCCTATTCGTCGCGAATATTTTGATAGCCATAAATGCAGGTTACTAGTTAATTTATTAAGCATCTGTGATATTAAAGATCAAAATATTTTAGCAGATGATGAACAAGCTGATAATCAACGCACTAAAATATTCGAGGAATATGCTAATGGTGGTTTAGAAATCCTCGAACATGAATTACGCGGAGCAGTCGATTACTTAGAACGAATACTATTAATTATTAGTATTGATAGATTTAAGCAAAATCAAAATAGAGAGGAATTTGACTTAAGCAAGTTTCTCACTTAA
- the dndC gene encoding DNA phosphorothioation system sulfurtransferase DndC has product MTIAKETSKQSQNKRSLAELVEDIQMLTTEIQELYCLDRIPWIIGVSWGKDSSTVLQLIWNAIAALPSEKRKKTIHVITTDTLVENPIVSAWVRQSLEQLKTVAKDRSIPIEAHLLQPATQDSFWVNLIGKGYPAPRNQFRWCTSRLKINPANHFIREMVRASGETILVLGTRKAESSKRAATMEKHQAGRVRDHLSPNASLPNSLIYTPIEDWRNDEVWLYLMQWENPWGQSNKELFTMYRGATADNECPLVVDTSTPSCGDSRFGCWVCTMVSKDKSMEAMIQNDEEKEWMQPLLDIRNELDVQDDHDKRDFRRIWGNVQLFERQVDGETEVVPIPGPYTKIWRENWLRKVLTAQTGIRQNGPQQMRDITLINLEELSEIRRIWLEEKHEFDDSLPRIYKEVTGEEFQDPRPGADNRLLGTDEWTVLEEICDDDGMHLELMSKLLDTERQYKTMARRVGIYEALEKCFDTSSRSPEKAIADAHYRRNLKTAASQGDVDTVKQLTLGQASGNSWASRKFRKSEIELGNDED; this is encoded by the coding sequence ATGACTATCGCGAAAGAAACAAGTAAACAAAGTCAGAATAAGCGTAGTCTTGCTGAATTAGTAGAAGATATACAAATGCTAACTACGGAAATTCAGGAATTATATTGTCTAGATCGAATTCCCTGGATTATAGGTGTCTCTTGGGGCAAAGATTCCAGTACAGTATTGCAACTCATTTGGAATGCGATCGCTGCTCTACCATCTGAAAAACGAAAAAAAACTATCCACGTTATTACGACAGATACTCTGGTAGAGAACCCCATCGTTTCTGCTTGGGTAAGACAGTCTTTAGAGCAACTCAAAACTGTCGCCAAAGATAGGAGCATACCCATAGAAGCTCATTTACTCCAACCCGCAACTCAAGACAGCTTTTGGGTAAACTTGATAGGCAAAGGCTACCCAGCACCTCGCAACCAATTTAGGTGGTGTACTTCGCGATTAAAAATAAATCCAGCCAACCACTTTATTAGAGAAATGGTACGAGCTAGTGGCGAAACCATTCTAGTCTTGGGTACTCGTAAAGCGGAAAGTAGCAAACGTGCTGCAACAATGGAAAAACACCAAGCAGGCAGGGTACGCGATCACCTCAGCCCAAACGCCAGCCTCCCTAACTCCCTGATCTACACTCCCATAGAAGATTGGCGTAACGATGAAGTTTGGCTTTACCTCATGCAGTGGGAAAACCCTTGGGGACAAAGTAACAAAGAATTATTTACGATGTATAGAGGTGCGACAGCAGATAATGAATGTCCCCTCGTTGTCGATACATCTACTCCCAGTTGTGGCGATTCTCGCTTCGGCTGCTGGGTGTGTACGATGGTTAGTAAAGACAAGTCAATGGAAGCGATGATCCAAAATGATGAAGAAAAAGAGTGGATGCAGCCGCTATTAGATATTAGAAACGAGTTAGATGTTCAAGATGACCATGATAAACGGGACTTTCGACGAATTTGGGGTAACGTGCAACTTTTTGAACGTCAAGTAGATGGGGAAACAGAAGTAGTACCCATTCCTGGACCTTATACTAAAATATGGCGGGAAAATTGGCTAAGAAAAGTGCTGACAGCGCAAACAGGAATTCGTCAAAATGGTCCCCAACAGATGCGAGATATCACTTTAATTAATCTCGAAGAATTAAGTGAAATTAGACGCATTTGGTTAGAAGAAAAACACGAATTCGATGATAGTTTGCCCCGCATTTATAAAGAAGTTACTGGAGAAGAATTTCAAGATCCTCGTCCTGGTGCAGATAATCGCCTTTTGGGTACTGATGAATGGACAGTGTTAGAAGAAATATGCGATGATGATGGAATGCACTTAGAATTGATGTCTAAACTGTTAGATACAGAGCGTCAATATAAGACTATGGCTCGTCGAGTTGGTATCTATGAAGCTTTAGAAAAATGCTTTGATACCAGTTCTAGATCTCCAGAAAAAGCTATTGCAGATGCTCATTACAGACGCAATCTAAAAACTGCTGCTAGTCAGGGTGATGTTGATACAGTAAAACAGCTTACTCTAGGACAAGCTTCTGGCAATAGTTGGGCGAGTAGAAAGTTTCGGAAATCCGAGATAGAATTGGGTAATGATGAAGATTAA
- a CDS encoding DNA sulfur modification protein DndB, with protein sequence MIIFPNDERRSRYNKPLYGLTGIYTLSEGIAIPYFLSLVEINRAIDELKIAEQVPASLDTQWSLKELFQREIDEKRVEDDIVKGYLLDPKKLKFFNAITIVLMPRSGNDKIQNTFEHDTSTDSPPIPWDGTDTEDSQWNHPKAKVANFGGVQFISIGSQARLRWDEDKVLAVAVDGQHRLWALRTFREDQKFRGGTLRTIESQTKIPIMFVLLHPSAGFENKQSEADYSIRGIARELFTDLNKNAKTVDKARELILDDKNINAQCVRTLVTEKTGEDSDNRIPLSLVRWQDDSNRFDSSYYLNSLVHLDLLISAILDLKPPRDPMDKKQVEQFIKSIDSALGINGSEVEYEGRSLSRYYQEDYCDEDGEPDTPFARLPENYLDSAIKGFKANFRHWLLQLLLEFNPYHNLLKYAREHNLIEGKFGKFQAQTSKHKGIIKEQEIARDSDWHNREVLTHQTAIAAMKENQWAFKAIFQKAMVRLARMVEFEYKGKDPNLGNVSDVLKFLDRLYDKSVLKVDTNLPNYPFKLWTFISINPGNDKIKVAKTIEDRIFCLLCLWYFGSRKVEIDMKKGDKILSPRKLLNFFAADTNKAYWADCSQAYQTVYKGFDTNAFYGKEHDKIQKDKKDDMVRDRFSAVLVMGLPESYNPHPEKQQSVEEEI encoded by the coding sequence ATGATTATATTTCCCAATGATGAGCGGAGATCGAGATATAATAAACCACTTTATGGATTGACAGGTATTTATACTTTATCCGAAGGAATAGCTATTCCTTACTTTCTTTCATTAGTTGAAATTAATCGCGCTATTGATGAGCTTAAAATCGCAGAACAAGTTCCCGCTTCATTAGACACACAATGGTCCTTGAAAGAGCTTTTTCAACGAGAAATTGATGAAAAAAGAGTGGAAGACGATATCGTTAAAGGCTATCTTTTAGATCCTAAAAAATTAAAGTTTTTCAATGCTATTACTATTGTATTAATGCCAAGATCGGGGAATGACAAGATCCAAAATACTTTTGAACATGATACTAGTACCGATTCTCCACCAATCCCTTGGGATGGAACAGATACAGAGGATTCTCAATGGAATCATCCAAAAGCTAAGGTAGCAAATTTCGGCGGAGTTCAATTCATTTCTATTGGCTCACAGGCTAGATTGCGTTGGGATGAAGATAAAGTTTTGGCAGTAGCTGTTGATGGGCAACATCGTTTATGGGCACTTCGTACTTTCAGGGAAGATCAAAAGTTTCGAGGCGGCACTCTTCGTACTATTGAGTCACAAACAAAAATTCCAATTATGTTTGTTTTACTTCATCCCAGTGCAGGATTTGAAAATAAACAAAGTGAAGCTGACTATTCTATTAGAGGAATTGCACGTGAATTATTTACTGATTTAAATAAAAATGCTAAAACAGTAGATAAAGCTAGAGAATTAATACTTGATGATAAAAATATTAACGCTCAATGCGTCAGAACCTTAGTAACAGAAAAAACTGGAGAGGATTCTGACAATAGAATTCCCCTTTCTCTTGTAAGATGGCAAGACGACTCGAATAGATTTGATAGTTCGTATTATCTCAATTCTCTAGTACATTTAGATTTACTGATCTCAGCAATATTGGATCTTAAACCACCACGAGATCCGATGGATAAAAAGCAAGTCGAGCAGTTTATTAAAAGTATTGACTCTGCACTTGGTATAAACGGAAGTGAAGTAGAGTATGAAGGACGCTCTCTTTCTAGATATTATCAAGAAGATTACTGTGATGAAGATGGAGAACCCGATACACCGTTTGCACGTTTACCAGAGAATTATTTAGACTCAGCAATAAAAGGCTTTAAAGCCAATTTCCGTCATTGGCTACTCCAATTATTATTGGAATTCAACCCTTACCACAATTTATTAAAATATGCTCGCGAACATAATTTAATAGAGGGAAAATTTGGTAAGTTTCAAGCACAAACTAGCAAACACAAAGGAATTATTAAAGAACAAGAAATTGCCAGAGATAGCGATTGGCATAACCGAGAAGTATTAACCCACCAAACGGCGATCGCGGCAATGAAAGAAAATCAATGGGCATTCAAAGCAATCTTTCAGAAAGCGATGGTTCGGCTAGCCAGGATGGTAGAGTTTGAATATAAAGGTAAAGATCCAAATTTAGGTAATGTAAGTGATGTTTTGAAATTTTTAGATCGCCTCTACGATAAAAGTGTTCTGAAAGTAGATACGAACTTACCTAATTACCCATTCAAGTTATGGACATTTATATCTATTAATCCAGGAAATGACAAAATTAAAGTCGCTAAAACTATAGAAGATAGAATATTTTGTCTGTTATGCTTGTGGTACTTTGGTTCGCGCAAAGTAGAAATAGATATGAAGAAAGGTGACAAGATTTTATCACCACGCAAGTTGTTAAACTTTTTCGCTGCTGATACTAATAAAGCTTATTGGGCTGACTGTAGTCAGGCATATCAAACAGTATACAAAGGGTTTGACACGAATGCCTTTTATGGAAAAGAGCATGACAAAATTCAGAAGGATAAAAAAGATGATATGGTGCGCGATAGGTTTTCTGCTGTGCTTGTGATGGGTTTACCCGAATCATATAACCCACATCCCGAAAAACAGCAATCTGTGGAAGAAGAAATATAA